A single genomic interval of Penaeus chinensis breed Huanghai No. 1 chromosome 23, ASM1920278v2, whole genome shotgun sequence harbors:
- the LOC125037503 gene encoding uncharacterized protein LOC125037503: protein MLLRVRDRAGVPGLVCLVACVLADITHALRHGHEPGSRAGHRLQQLFPEEEAVLADFASDVSGSTRRRCRRDIVEKIREASSTRLLSAGSLGSSFSQGYIDLGSRDLVEEGAATLAFVFDTTGSMSDDLMQVINGASRILKTVLEKFERPIHNYVLVPFHDPSECFCFCLRV from the coding sequence ATGTTATTGCGAGTGAGAGACCGGGCGGGAGTGCCTGGCTTGGTCTGCCTTGTGGCGTGCGTGCTGGCGGACATCACCCACGCCCTCAGACATGGACACGAACCCGGCAGCAGAGCGGGCCACCGACTCCAACAACTCTtcccggaggaggaggctgtcTTGGCGGACTTCGCGAGTGATGTCAGCGGCTCTACCAGACGCCGATGCCGTCGCGACATCGTGGAGAAGATCCGGGAAGCCTCGAGCACCCGCCTTCTCTCCGCAGGCAGCCTGggttcctccttctcccaagGGTACATCGACCTGGGCTCCCGGGACCTCGTGGAGGAGGGCGCCGCCACGCTCGCCTTCGTCTTCGACACCACAGGTTCCATGTCCGACGACCTCATGCAGGTGATCAACGGCGCCAGCAGGATCCTCAAGACGGTCCTTGAGAAGTTCGAGCGACCCATCCACAACTACGTCCTCGTGCCCTTCCACGACCCCAGTGAGTGCTTCTGCTTTTGTTTACGAgtctag